A stretch of the Teredinibacter haidensis genome encodes the following:
- a CDS encoding SDR family oxidoreductase, with product MPQTVLITGASSGFGEACARKFAQHGYSLVLFARRLERLETLKNELQSLTSIYIAQLDITDGLAVDEALRGLPEQFKNIDILVNNAGLALGLEPANKSDLDDWQTMVDTNISGLLRITHRILPTMVERNTGHIINIASTAGSWPYPGGNTYGATKAFVKQFTRGLKADLLGTPIRVTDISPGMAETEFSDVRFKHNTQKANAVYKSTEPLMAKDIADIIYWVTSVPAHVNINSLEVMPVSQAWGSLAVSRTD from the coding sequence ATGCCGCAAACCGTTCTGATAACAGGCGCATCTTCGGGCTTCGGAGAAGCCTGCGCACGAAAATTTGCCCAACATGGATACTCACTTGTATTGTTTGCTCGTCGCCTGGAACGCCTAGAAACACTTAAGAACGAACTCCAATCTCTTACTTCTATTTATATTGCACAGCTCGATATTACAGATGGTCTCGCAGTCGACGAAGCCCTAAGGGGTCTTCCTGAGCAATTTAAAAACATTGATATATTAGTCAATAATGCAGGCTTGGCATTGGGGCTGGAGCCAGCCAACAAGTCCGATTTAGACGATTGGCAAACCATGGTTGATACGAATATCTCTGGGCTGCTAAGAATAACTCATCGAATACTGCCTACGATGGTAGAACGTAACACAGGCCATATTATTAATATCGCCTCAACGGCCGGAAGCTGGCCTTATCCCGGTGGCAACACCTACGGCGCAACAAAAGCCTTCGTAAAACAATTTACCCGAGGGCTAAAAGCGGATCTTCTTGGCACCCCAATACGCGTAACCGATATCAGTCCGGGCATGGCAGAAACAGAGTTTTCCGACGTTCGATTTAAACACAACACACAAAAAGCCAATGCTGTTTATAAAAGTACCGAACCGTTAATGGCAAAAGATATCGCTGATATTATATATTGGGTCACCAGCGTACCAGCGCACGTGAATATCAACAGCTTGGAAGTTATGCCCGTCAGCCAGGCATGGGGATCACTCGCTGTATCGCGAACGGATTAA
- a CDS encoding glycoside hydrolase family 43 protein has protein sequence MADEEYTELNFDDVDAKAISQPLVKHMYTADPSAHVFNGKIYIYPSHDFDAGIPFNDNGDHFGMEDYHVISMDSPESEAVDNGVALHVKDVPWAERQMWAPDAAHKDGQYYLYFPAKKADGIFQIGVAVSDSPTGPFVARPEAIKGSYTIDPAVFEDEDGQSYMYFGGIWGGQLQNYRNNHYDPNGQEPADDEPSLGPIVAKMSDDMLEFAEEPKEIQILDDEGKPLLAGDHDRRFFEASWMHKYQGKYYFSYSTGDTHLLCYAVGDNPYGPFTYGGRIMNPVVGWTTHHSICEYEGRWFLFYHDSSLSKGVTHLRSIKMAEITYDKDGKIQTLDPYRG, from the coding sequence ATGGCTGATGAAGAATATACAGAATTGAATTTTGACGATGTCGATGCGAAGGCCATTTCGCAGCCTCTGGTTAAGCATATGTATACCGCAGACCCGTCTGCCCATGTGTTCAACGGCAAAATCTATATTTACCCTTCGCACGATTTTGATGCGGGTATCCCATTCAACGACAACGGCGACCATTTCGGTATGGAGGATTATCACGTAATCTCCATGGACTCTCCCGAGAGCGAAGCGGTAGACAACGGCGTTGCCCTGCATGTGAAAGATGTCCCTTGGGCCGAGCGCCAGATGTGGGCACCAGATGCGGCTCATAAAGATGGTCAATACTACTTGTATTTCCCAGCGAAAAAGGCCGACGGTATTTTCCAAATTGGTGTTGCCGTTTCTGATTCACCAACGGGTCCATTTGTTGCCCGGCCAGAAGCCATCAAAGGCAGTTACACCATCGATCCCGCTGTTTTTGAAGACGAAGACGGCCAAAGTTATATGTACTTCGGCGGCATCTGGGGTGGTCAGTTACAAAACTACCGCAACAACCATTACGACCCCAATGGTCAGGAGCCTGCTGACGACGAGCCGTCGTTAGGCCCGATTGTCGCTAAAATGAGCGATGATATGTTGGAGTTCGCTGAAGAGCCTAAAGAAATCCAGATCCTGGATGACGAAGGCAAGCCATTGCTGGCGGGTGATCACGATCGTCGCTTCTTCGAAGCTTCCTGGATGCACAAGTATCAGGGTAAGTATTACTTCTCTTACTCAACCGGTGATACCCACCTGCTGTGCTATGCTGTTGGTGACAACCCTTACGGGCCATTCACTTATGGCGGCCGCATTATGAACCCGGTTGTAGGCTGGACGACACACCACTCCATTTGCGAGTACGAAGGTCGTTGGTTTCTGTTTTATCACGATTCTTCTTTGTCCAAAGGTGTTACCCATCTGCGCTCTATCAAGATGGCTGAGATCACTTACGATAAAGACGGTAAAATCCAAACACTGGACCCTTACCGGGGTTAA
- a CDS encoding tetratricopeptide repeat protein: MKITIVSGFIFFVLSSFSTAAILDDFTDDFFKSPPRPNLSSDNRFLLGEEQVKPLDYASLSIKEKYAVMQTSIQNGYLYSALVIAEELQKTQANDITIKALIAAKAVYNGKYKDAEALLNTLKGGNKYESATIELVWALYFNATAQVQNALKSVNAVLSLRPKHPYAFALKGVILYSENKIPEARNSFLQSISLYNKMAIAHVNLAYLELEANNFSLASTHFQTAIDIHPKNCNALYGQAIALAQLNQTSAAWQAIKPCTQNNTQLSNRRFGAQLLRDMGDNATAWELITTTKGFSDDPASLTLAANIALRQGNIDKALQYSKGKSHQAIYQQGIALLAAEHFTQAIYIFEQIHNPEEPYPSVDLANQVAHFLAHKPGAAKSLDALTQHPQLAPIAHFIQAHLWINTDKAAAVQVLSKASGISQGINFSALKHSSAIAQLENATAPYLVAGVFFDLLGASAIAENNFRKALSSKDFLAHYFLGQILFKQGKVAQAQTLFQQSIDTTPEFFASNQALGDSYMKLGDLEKASLYFDKALAVEEAPGAYLKAGALAERLNHLEKAESYFERLVELTPNNPIGFNQLAWFYASHDLKLDTGIELGVQAVELSKGDPNTMDTLGWLYFKTKNYEQALHWLDKANKASTNRNPSVLYHLGNTQYALGESQQALKTLEQALLSKNFKYKEQTTHLIQQIKISPH, translated from the coding sequence ATGAAAATAACAATAGTCTCGGGGTTTATCTTTTTCGTCCTCAGCTCGTTCTCTACAGCCGCAATTTTAGACGACTTCACCGACGATTTTTTTAAAAGCCCTCCCCGCCCGAACCTTAGCTCCGACAACCGGTTTCTCCTGGGTGAAGAACAAGTAAAACCATTGGACTATGCGTCGCTATCAATAAAAGAAAAATATGCCGTTATGCAAACATCCATACAGAACGGCTACCTCTATTCGGCACTCGTTATTGCAGAGGAATTACAAAAAACACAAGCGAACGATATTACTATTAAAGCCCTGATTGCCGCTAAAGCCGTATACAACGGCAAGTATAAAGACGCAGAAGCGCTGCTCAATACCTTAAAGGGCGGCAATAAATACGAATCGGCGACCATAGAGCTGGTTTGGGCTCTCTATTTTAACGCCACCGCACAAGTGCAAAACGCATTAAAGAGTGTTAACGCCGTTTTATCGCTCCGTCCTAAACACCCATATGCCTTCGCACTCAAAGGTGTGATTCTGTACTCCGAAAATAAAATCCCCGAAGCCAGAAATTCGTTTTTACAGTCCATTTCACTCTACAACAAGATGGCTATCGCACACGTTAATCTCGCTTACCTCGAACTGGAGGCCAATAATTTTTCGCTGGCCAGTACACACTTTCAAACAGCCATTGATATTCACCCTAAAAACTGTAATGCACTTTACGGTCAAGCCATTGCGCTTGCACAACTAAATCAAACATCTGCGGCATGGCAGGCCATCAAACCCTGTACACAGAACAACACTCAGCTGAGCAACCGCAGGTTTGGCGCTCAACTCCTGCGCGATATGGGAGACAACGCCACTGCCTGGGAGCTAATAACAACAACGAAAGGGTTTTCCGATGATCCGGCAAGCCTGACGCTGGCCGCAAATATTGCTTTGCGGCAGGGCAATATTGATAAGGCTCTTCAATACAGCAAAGGGAAGTCTCACCAAGCGATCTATCAACAGGGTATCGCGTTGTTGGCGGCTGAACACTTCACGCAAGCCATCTATATATTTGAACAAATACATAACCCCGAAGAGCCGTATCCGAGCGTAGATCTGGCCAACCAAGTCGCCCACTTTCTCGCGCATAAGCCTGGGGCTGCGAAAAGTTTAGACGCCTTAACTCAGCATCCCCAATTGGCGCCTATCGCCCATTTTATTCAGGCACACCTTTGGATAAACACCGATAAGGCAGCGGCTGTTCAAGTGCTTAGTAAAGCTAGCGGTATCAGCCAAGGTATTAATTTTTCTGCGCTCAAGCACTCGTCTGCAATTGCGCAATTGGAAAACGCGACCGCGCCCTATCTAGTAGCGGGCGTTTTTTTCGATTTACTAGGTGCGAGCGCTATCGCGGAAAATAACTTCCGAAAGGCGCTCAGCAGTAAGGACTTTTTAGCCCACTACTTTCTCGGCCAGATATTATTCAAGCAAGGAAAGGTGGCACAAGCGCAAACGCTGTTTCAACAATCGATAGACACAACACCTGAATTTTTTGCCTCGAATCAAGCTCTCGGCGACAGCTATATGAAACTGGGCGACCTTGAAAAAGCTAGCCTCTATTTTGACAAGGCTCTTGCTGTTGAGGAGGCCCCCGGCGCCTACCTTAAAGCTGGCGCCTTAGCGGAACGGCTGAACCATTTGGAAAAGGCAGAGAGCTACTTCGAGCGTTTGGTCGAATTAACGCCGAACAACCCCATTGGCTTCAACCAGTTAGCATGGTTCTACGCCAGCCATGATTTAAAACTGGATACCGGAATTGAATTGGGCGTTCAGGCTGTTGAATTATCGAAGGGAGATCCCAACACTATGGATACGCTGGGCTGGCTCTATTTTAAAACCAAGAACTACGAGCAAGCACTACACTGGCTGGACAAGGCAAATAAGGCAAGTACTAACCGAAATCCTTCCGTTCTTTATCACCTGGGAAACACCCAGTATGCACTCGGTGAATCACAGCAGGCGCTAAAAACGCTGGAGCAGGCACTACTCTCTAAAAACTTTAAATATAAAGAGCAGACAACTCATTTAATTCAGCAGATTAAAATCTCACCGCACTAA
- a CDS encoding GGDEF domain-containing protein: MTPKLFNTIRIIAFVLTLLAVLGQRYLPPRALDIHPIKSNHFELYTDQQHGGRSTIDWLDESRSRWKCTVLESNTYPVCGLAIVFSREPYQSIDFSRYSSIRLRLAYDGESSKIRLFFRNMNIAYADTEDLELSKFQSVTVRTSDLQTSIDIQLSEFYVADWWKDEYDIPREYSQPEANSVVAVGIDLAPPISYGEHIYELQSIQLVGEWVSRESLYLAIIFGWMLVLGWEAIVRMTYWSSHAKRSSARVREARRESERYKELVNIDPLTGILNRSGLSKIIDEMPGKNQRLTDYSVLVLDIDHFKHVNDKHGHDAGDDVLLQFAELLTGCVRDEDIAVRWGGEEFVVLLKTTNLQKAQAAAEDICQEISNTEFKTDPPIHITASIGIAIANAEENFKSVFKRADSALYQAKFKGRNCVEVYTS; this comes from the coding sequence ATGACACCTAAGCTATTCAATACAATACGCATAATCGCTTTCGTCCTAACACTGCTAGCGGTTCTGGGGCAACGATACCTACCCCCAAGAGCACTCGACATCCACCCCATCAAGAGCAATCATTTCGAACTGTACACAGACCAGCAACATGGAGGAAGAAGCACCATTGACTGGCTGGATGAAAGCCGTAGCCGATGGAAATGCACGGTACTTGAAAGCAATACCTACCCGGTTTGTGGGCTTGCAATCGTTTTTTCTAGAGAACCCTACCAATCAATCGACTTCTCCCGCTATTCCAGTATTCGTCTGCGTTTGGCCTACGACGGAGAATCCTCCAAGATTCGATTGTTTTTTCGCAATATGAATATCGCGTATGCCGATACGGAAGACCTGGAACTCTCTAAATTTCAGTCTGTCACGGTTAGAACTAGCGATCTGCAAACCAGCATAGACATTCAGCTATCCGAATTCTATGTCGCCGATTGGTGGAAGGACGAATACGACATTCCCCGTGAATACTCACAACCAGAAGCCAACTCCGTTGTCGCTGTAGGCATTGATCTTGCGCCCCCAATCTCCTACGGTGAACACATCTACGAACTGCAATCGATACAGCTAGTGGGTGAATGGGTATCGCGCGAAAGCCTGTACCTAGCAATTATTTTCGGCTGGATGCTGGTTCTTGGCTGGGAAGCCATTGTCCGCATGACCTACTGGTCAAGCCACGCCAAACGCTCCTCCGCACGTGTAAGAGAAGCTCGTCGTGAATCAGAAAGATATAAAGAACTGGTAAATATCGATCCACTGACCGGAATACTCAACCGTAGCGGCCTCAGTAAAATTATTGATGAAATGCCCGGCAAAAATCAACGGCTAACGGATTACTCAGTATTGGTTCTAGATATAGACCATTTCAAACACGTAAATGATAAACACGGTCACGATGCCGGTGACGATGTTCTATTACAGTTCGCAGAGCTTCTTACCGGCTGTGTTCGCGATGAAGATATTGCGGTACGCTGGGGGGGAGAAGAATTTGTCGTGCTACTTAAAACTACTAATTTACAAAAAGCACAGGCCGCTGCAGAAGATATTTGTCAAGAAATTTCAAATACAGAGTTTAAAACAGACCCGCCAATTCACATCACCGCTAGTATTGGCATCGCCATCGCCAACGCAGAAGAAAATTTTAAAAGTGTATTTAAACGGGCCGATAGTGCGCTTTATCAAGCAAAATTTAAAGGTCGTAATTGCGTGGAAGTCTATACATCCTAG
- a CDS encoding hotdog fold thioesterase, which yields MSLWKKQATPEQLNQFAQNTLVDHLQIKITEIAEKSITATMPVEDFTRQPMGFLHGGASAVLAETLGSIAAHLAAEEGTISFGVELNANHLRSVKDGVVTAVAEPLRIGSSLQVWDIKISDERKELVCVSRLTVAVKPPR from the coding sequence ATGAGTCTTTGGAAAAAACAAGCAACGCCGGAGCAGTTAAACCAATTCGCTCAAAATACTTTGGTTGATCATCTGCAAATTAAAATTACAGAGATAGCAGAAAAATCTATTACAGCCACAATGCCTGTGGAGGATTTTACCCGGCAGCCTATGGGGTTTTTACATGGTGGTGCTTCTGCGGTATTGGCTGAGACATTGGGAAGCATAGCTGCACATTTAGCGGCAGAAGAAGGCACGATTAGTTTTGGCGTTGAGCTGAATGCTAATCACCTGCGCTCGGTAAAAGATGGAGTGGTGACGGCTGTGGCGGAACCCCTTCGTATCGGTTCCAGTTTACAGGTGTGGGACATTAAAATAAGCGACGAACGCAAAGAGTTGGTTTGCGTATCGCGTTTGACGGTTGCGGTAAAACCCCCGCGCTAG
- a CDS encoding PilT/PilU family type 4a pilus ATPase has product MATPIDPYLKILAQKDGSDLYLSTGAPPCAKFQGTLKPLSQTPYKAGEIEAIANLIMDEEQREAFSHELEMNLAISIAGVGRFRINIFKQRNEVSIVARNINTDIPQFDKLGLPEVLKDIVMAKRGLVLFVGGTGSGKSTSLAALIDHRNSHSGGHIITIEDPVEYVHKHKKSVINQREVGVDTRSFRNALKNTLRQAPDVILIGEIRDRETMEHALEFAETGHLAISTLHANNANQALERIINLFPEERRPQLLLSLSQNIRGFVSQRLIPTVEGKRCAAIEVLLGTKTIQELILKARLTEIKEIMEKSENLGMQTFDTALFKLYKGGKISLDDALANADSANNLRLRIKLAEGSAAPSAEDVKTVAASKASDNSFGSLALEEIEKPELEQDQHNPFMSQKGP; this is encoded by the coding sequence ATGGCCACGCCTATAGACCCCTATCTGAAAATACTCGCACAAAAAGACGGCTCCGATCTCTACCTAAGCACAGGCGCCCCGCCCTGTGCCAAATTCCAGGGTACGCTCAAACCTCTTTCGCAAACCCCCTATAAAGCTGGAGAAATAGAGGCCATCGCCAACCTCATTATGGACGAGGAACAACGAGAAGCCTTTAGCCATGAATTGGAGATGAACCTAGCCATATCTATTGCCGGCGTTGGCCGGTTTCGTATCAATATATTCAAGCAGCGCAATGAAGTCTCCATCGTGGCGCGGAATATTAACACTGATATTCCACAATTCGACAAACTGGGGCTACCGGAGGTGCTGAAAGACATCGTTATGGCTAAACGCGGACTAGTGCTGTTTGTAGGCGGCACCGGTTCAGGAAAATCGACGTCGCTGGCAGCGCTTATTGACCACCGCAACAGTCATTCAGGCGGGCATATTATTACTATCGAAGATCCAGTGGAGTACGTTCACAAACACAAAAAGAGCGTGATTAACCAACGGGAAGTCGGAGTCGATACCCGCAGCTTCCGCAACGCTCTGAAAAACACCCTGCGCCAAGCGCCAGATGTCATTCTTATCGGCGAAATTCGCGACCGGGAAACCATGGAGCACGCGCTTGAGTTTGCAGAGACCGGCCATTTAGCCATTTCCACTCTGCACGCTAACAATGCCAACCAGGCACTGGAGCGTATTATTAACCTTTTCCCAGAGGAACGAAGGCCACAATTACTTCTTAGCTTGTCGCAAAATATTCGAGGATTCGTCTCCCAGCGCTTAATCCCCACCGTAGAGGGCAAACGTTGCGCAGCAATTGAGGTTTTATTGGGCACTAAAACCATCCAGGAACTGATACTTAAAGCGCGCTTGACTGAAATTAAGGAAATCATGGAGAAATCTGAGAACCTTGGCATGCAAACATTCGATACTGCCCTGTTCAAGCTCTATAAAGGCGGTAAGATCAGTCTCGACGACGCACTTGCCAATGCGGATTCAGCTAACAACTTGCGGTTGCGCATTAAACTGGCCGAAGGTAGCGCTGCCCCATCCGCGGAAGACGTCAAAACCGTTGCCGCTAGCAAAGCATCCGACAACAGCTTTGGAAGCCTAGCACTGGAAGAGATCGAAAAGCCTGAACTTGAACAAGATCAACATAATCCCTTTATGAGCCAAAAAGGCCCCTAA
- a CDS encoding AMP-binding protein: MMACPVKSSAILKPDRIFIWQSTISITFAEFEQRVMIASEKLLSDGIQPGDRLLIPVEKNGKSLEKLFACIRIGAVAIPIDNHLPEQRISVLKKSFSTKVLNQASTDNRNSGGASPRCLDNDAAVLGIFTSGSSGTPKLVFHSFPSLLNNARASNRRIPLVYPDKTLLSLPLYHIGGLAQVFRALLSQTTLVVDGVVEDPYVLNQQAITHTSMVATQLQRLLACNAALPNLKAVLLGGGPCPKALIDLARGKNYPIWKTYGMTENASQLITESPSGEQEVLEGSEITLAESGELLVKGGSLFLGYWCDGKLDTARDSGGWFHSGDMAKYIGGKLIIDGRLDNQFISGGKNIQPEEVEQNLITLDIIETAIVVPVAHSEFGFTPFAFVGLKHSAELDDKAKESIIDELKGVLPGFLVPRYYAELPSFEGLKPKRQDLKVLAKNLQEKRI; the protein is encoded by the coding sequence ATGATGGCGTGCCCAGTAAAAAGTTCAGCAATATTAAAACCCGACCGTATTTTTATATGGCAGAGTACGATCTCGATTACTTTTGCGGAATTTGAACAGCGAGTGATGATCGCCTCTGAAAAATTGCTTAGTGATGGTATTCAGCCGGGAGATCGCTTACTTATCCCAGTCGAAAAAAATGGGAAAAGTCTGGAGAAATTGTTTGCCTGTATTCGCATCGGTGCGGTAGCAATTCCCATTGATAATCATTTGCCAGAACAAAGAATAAGCGTGTTAAAGAAATCCTTCTCGACAAAAGTGTTAAACCAGGCTTCCACGGATAATCGGAATTCCGGTGGGGCTAGTCCTCGGTGCCTCGATAACGACGCCGCTGTTTTAGGTATCTTTACCTCTGGTTCCAGTGGAACGCCGAAGCTGGTTTTTCACAGCTTTCCAAGCCTTCTGAACAATGCCCGCGCGAGCAATCGTCGCATCCCTCTAGTCTATCCAGACAAAACCCTGCTCAGTTTACCGCTCTACCATATCGGAGGTTTAGCTCAGGTGTTTCGTGCATTGCTGTCACAGACAACGTTGGTGGTGGACGGTGTTGTCGAAGATCCTTATGTATTAAATCAGCAGGCCATTACGCACACATCTATGGTTGCCACCCAGTTACAACGCCTGCTGGCCTGCAATGCAGCGCTTCCTAACTTGAAAGCAGTATTGCTTGGCGGTGGGCCATGTCCTAAGGCGCTTATTGATCTAGCCAGAGGAAAAAATTACCCGATCTGGAAAACCTACGGTATGACGGAAAATGCCTCTCAGCTTATTACCGAATCTCCATCCGGCGAACAGGAAGTCTTGGAAGGTAGTGAAATTACCCTGGCCGAGTCTGGTGAATTATTGGTTAAGGGGGGTAGCCTCTTTCTCGGATATTGGTGTGATGGTAAATTGGATACTGCTCGGGATTCCGGCGGGTGGTTTCATTCGGGGGATATGGCGAAGTACATTGGTGGAAAATTGATTATTGACGGCCGCCTGGATAATCAATTTATCAGTGGCGGTAAAAATATTCAGCCGGAGGAGGTTGAGCAGAATTTGATAACGCTGGATATTATTGAAACGGCTATTGTGGTTCCGGTCGCGCATTCGGAATTTGGTTTTACGCCGTTCGCTTTTGTGGGATTAAAACACAGTGCCGAGCTGGATGATAAAGCTAAGGAATCTATTATCGATGAGCTTAAAGGGGTATTGCCGGGTTTTCTGGTGCCGCGTTATTATGCTGAGCTGCCTTCATTTGAAGGTTTAAAACCGAAACGACAAGATTTAAAGGTACTTGCAAAAAATTTACAGGAAAAGCGAATATGA
- a CDS encoding MFS transporter translates to MNTATEKLSVREKVGYSLGDLAANLVFQTLVTYIVFFYTDVYKLSNAASQTVIFWGGILGGVMFAPIMGMIADRTNTRWGKYRPWVLWTSIPFAVCIFLTFSTPDLGESGKVIYAFVTYLLLVSLYTANNLPYASLSGVLTGNMAERNSLSAYRFVAVMAAQFMVQVLMLPIILMVGDGDQAVGFEKIMTVFAVLGIVCFIVTFLTTKERVVVARDSESSVKDDLRDLSRNIPWVIMLAVVVLVFATLALKGGMYIYYFNNYVDEAALASFLGNIGFYGFIDGLTSLFASMGVNFEWPREATASGYGLFNGGGIILMIVGIACSKPLADRFGKRNIYALFLAVSTLFVLAFVFIPKDAIGAMFISQILHGFFYGITIPLLWAMIADVADYSEWKNNRRATAIIFSAMILGLKGGLTIGSTIAAMILASYGYDASLDVQGEFTLNGIKLAISVYAAIPFFIAAVILFFYKINKQMETQIEGELAARRTATL, encoded by the coding sequence ATGAATACAGCAACAGAAAAACTTTCCGTACGTGAGAAAGTAGGTTATAGCCTAGGCGACCTAGCGGCGAACTTGGTGTTTCAGACCCTTGTAACCTACATTGTTTTCTTCTACACCGATGTGTACAAACTGAGTAATGCTGCATCGCAAACCGTTATATTTTGGGGTGGTATTCTTGGCGGGGTAATGTTCGCACCCATTATGGGGATGATTGCCGACCGTACCAATACCCGTTGGGGTAAATACCGTCCCTGGGTTCTGTGGACCTCGATTCCCTTCGCCGTTTGTATTTTTCTGACATTTTCAACGCCTGATTTAGGTGAAAGTGGCAAGGTTATCTATGCTTTTGTTACTTACTTGTTGCTGGTCTCTCTCTATACCGCAAACAACCTGCCTTATGCCTCTCTGAGCGGTGTATTGACCGGTAATATGGCAGAGAGAAACAGTCTGTCTGCCTACCGTTTTGTGGCTGTGATGGCGGCCCAGTTTATGGTTCAGGTACTGATGCTGCCAATCATTCTGATGGTTGGTGACGGAGATCAGGCCGTAGGCTTCGAAAAAATAATGACCGTGTTTGCCGTGCTAGGCATCGTTTGTTTTATCGTGACTTTTCTTACCACCAAAGAGCGGGTTGTTGTGGCGCGCGATAGTGAATCCAGCGTTAAAGATGATCTTCGCGACCTGAGCCGAAATATTCCCTGGGTTATTATGCTGGCGGTCGTAGTTCTAGTCTTTGCTACCTTGGCGCTTAAGGGTGGTATGTATATTTATTACTTCAACAATTATGTTGATGAAGCCGCACTGGCTAGCTTCCTCGGTAATATTGGTTTTTACGGCTTTATCGATGGGCTGACCTCTTTATTTGCGAGTATGGGCGTTAACTTTGAGTGGCCGCGAGAGGCGACCGCATCGGGGTATGGTTTGTTTAACGGTGGTGGCATTATCCTGATGATTGTGGGAATTGCCTGTTCCAAGCCTTTGGCAGATCGCTTTGGCAAACGCAATATTTATGCGCTGTTTTTGGCCGTTTCGACCTTATTTGTTCTCGCGTTTGTATTCATCCCCAAGGATGCGATTGGCGCAATGTTTATCTCTCAGATATTGCATGGCTTCTTCTATGGCATCACTATCCCGCTGTTGTGGGCGATGATTGCCGATGTCGCGGATTACTCCGAGTGGAAAAACAATCGTCGTGCAACGGCAATTATTTTCTCCGCTATGATTCTTGGTCTCAAGGGTGGCCTGACAATTGGTTCAACCATTGCGGCTATGATTTTGGCGAGCTATGGCTACGACGCCAGCCTGGACGTTCAAGGAGAATTTACTTTGAACGGTATTAAACTCGCTATCAGTGTCTATGCGGCTATTCCGTTCTTTATTGCTGCTGTCATTCTGTTTTTCTACAAGATCAACAAGCAAATGGAGACACAGATCGAAGGTGAGCTTGCCGCAAGACGCACTGCTACACTTTAG
- a CDS encoding glutathione peroxidase: MLENKEGQAVPSVVFKTRQGDTWADISSDDIFKGKTVVLFALPGAFTPTCSSTHLPRYNELAPVFTKEGVDSIVCLSVNDAFVMNAWSADQHAENITFIPDGNGDFSQGMGMLVDKLDLGFGKRSWRYSMLVKDGTIEKMFIEPNKPGDPFEVSDADTMLNYINASAELPKRVTLFSKPGCPHCSRAKVALTEKQYKYEEITLGDNGISYSSLTAVTGQGTTPQVFIDGKHIGTADDLEKWLATN; encoded by the coding sequence ATGTTAGAAAACAAAGAAGGCCAAGCAGTCCCCTCCGTCGTTTTTAAAACCAGACAGGGCGATACTTGGGCAGACATCAGCAGCGATGATATCTTTAAAGGCAAAACCGTTGTGCTCTTTGCCTTGCCCGGTGCGTTTACCCCTACGTGCTCTTCGACCCACCTGCCACGCTATAACGAGCTGGCACCAGTATTTACCAAAGAAGGTGTGGATAGTATCGTCTGCCTGTCCGTTAACGATGCCTTTGTAATGAATGCCTGGAGCGCCGATCAGCACGCGGAAAATATTACCTTTATTCCCGATGGCAATGGTGACTTCAGCCAAGGCATGGGCATGCTTGTCGACAAGCTCGATCTAGGTTTCGGGAAACGCTCCTGGCGTTACTCCATGCTAGTAAAAGATGGCACAATTGAAAAAATGTTTATCGAACCCAACAAGCCCGGCGACCCCTTTGAAGTGAGTGATGCCGACACCATGCTCAACTACATTAACGCAAGTGCCGAGCTACCCAAACGTGTAACACTTTTTAGTAAACCCGGTTGCCCACACTGCTCCCGTGCAAAAGTTGCGCTTACAGAGAAGCAATATAAGTACGAAGAAATTACACTCGGTGACAACGGCATAAGCTACAGCTCTCTGACCGCCGTTACTGGCCAAGGAACCACACCTCAGGTCTTTATAGATGGGAAGCATATCGGTACTGCAGATGATTTGGAGAAGTGGCTAGCCACCAATTAA